A genomic window from Desertibacillus haloalkaliphilus includes:
- a CDS encoding methyl-accepting chemotaxis protein: MKLKQKLMLNALLPLMIACIIIGFIAFQMTQVQSSNEENVDQLVYVERLASSVLSVEQGLSSFALTQTDSSVHSVQVNVENTHEILRQLADLLDEEQALTVVRKIEEKLIDLENDAIIALENYNVAEASRQSIRTSGIQNDIHLLQLMIDENYQQAQTALTTNIEFIIGFAIVAGLILLVGTSTLSFIMTNRIVKPIYVLANHADAIASGNLKKTLNKTTREDEIGQLHNSFVRMNSDLKALISNVLDTTQNVAASAEQLSANADEASSATEQISSAIQEVSTGTEDQLVNVDQSNRNVALISHDIESISNQIERVTKSSQEASFQSSQGMETVGRVIDQMDIINRNAENTSSVIEGLNQHSKEIGQIIELITDIAEQTNLLALNAAIEAARAGEHGKGFAVVADEVRKLAEQSSQSAQQINDLILLIQETTRNVVDSMEDGNIAVKEGSALVTEASHSFRSITTTVSSVDERMNEVTVSLNQIIKNNQALITSMASVSEITKSTSSHSQEVASATEEQTASIQEVSAATRALADMAQGLQDKISKFKI; the protein is encoded by the coding sequence ATGAAGCTAAAACAAAAATTGATGTTAAATGCACTATTACCTTTAATGATTGCTTGTATCATTATTGGTTTTATCGCTTTTCAGATGACACAGGTACAATCGTCAAATGAGGAAAATGTCGATCAGTTAGTATATGTTGAAAGATTAGCTAGTTCTGTTTTATCTGTTGAACAAGGACTGAGTAGTTTTGCTTTAACCCAAACCGATTCAAGTGTCCACTCTGTTCAAGTAAATGTAGAAAATACGCATGAGATACTTCGCCAATTAGCTGATTTATTGGATGAAGAACAGGCACTAACAGTCGTTCGTAAAATTGAAGAAAAGCTCATAGACCTAGAGAATGATGCTATAATCGCTTTAGAGAATTATAATGTTGCAGAAGCAAGTAGACAATCAATTCGAACAAGTGGGATACAAAATGATATTCACTTATTACAGTTAATGATCGATGAAAATTATCAACAAGCGCAAACAGCGTTAACAACGAATATTGAGTTTATTATTGGATTTGCCATCGTGGCAGGTTTGATTTTATTAGTTGGAACAAGTACTCTCTCTTTCATTATGACAAATAGAATCGTAAAGCCAATTTATGTATTAGCTAATCATGCTGATGCAATTGCGAGCGGTAATCTTAAAAAGACGTTAAATAAGACTACTAGAGAAGACGAAATTGGTCAGTTACATAATAGTTTTGTCCGGATGAATAGTGACTTGAAAGCGTTAATTTCAAACGTATTAGATACTACGCAAAATGTAGCTGCTTCTGCAGAACAATTAAGTGCAAATGCCGATGAAGCATCGAGTGCAACAGAACAAATCTCCAGTGCTATTCAGGAAGTGTCTACAGGAACTGAAGATCAGTTGGTTAATGTTGATCAATCGAATCGTAATGTTGCTCTAATTTCTCATGACATTGAATCAATTTCAAATCAAATTGAACGTGTGACAAAATCATCGCAGGAAGCATCATTTCAATCATCACAGGGGATGGAGACAGTAGGCCGAGTGATTGATCAAATGGATATCATTAATCGTAATGCTGAAAATACGAGTAGTGTGATTGAAGGGTTAAATCAACATTCAAAAGAAATTGGTCAAATTATAGAACTAATTACTGACATTGCTGAACAAACGAACCTGCTAGCCCTAAATGCTGCGATTGAGGCTGCACGTGCAGGGGAGCATGGTAAAGGATTTGCGGTTGTCGCTGATGAAGTGAGAAAATTAGCTGAACAATCGAGCCAATCAGCTCAGCAAATAAATGATTTAATTTTACTTATACAAGAGACAACGAGGAATGTCGTTGACTCCATGGAAGATGGCAATATAGCTGTTAAAGAAGGATCAGCATTAGTTACCGAAGCGAGTCATTCTTTCAGGAGTATTACTACGACCGTTTCAAGTGTAGATGAACGAATGAATGAAGTGACAGTATCACTCAACCAAATTATTAAAAATAATCAAGCATTAATTACGTCCATGGCCAGTGTCTCTGAAATTACAAAGTCAACGTCTAGTCATTCACAAGAAGTCGCTAGTGCAACTGAAGAGCAAACGGCCTCTATTCAAGAAGTTTCAGCTGCAACAAGAGCATTAGCAGATATGGCTCAAGGACTCCAAGATAAAATAAGTAAATTCAAGATTTAA
- a CDS encoding BMP family lipoprotein, with amino-acid sequence MRKWFVFLLIYVVVVLTTGCSEEETTSIVDEKIKIGVMLSDVGLGDQSFSDSAFSGLEQARDELGILFDYRELDKVGDYETGLKQLVEQGNDLIIGLGFMMEEELVKVAEAYPNQQFVLVDSVIDLPNVTNVTFKEHEGSFLIGAIAGMKTESNVVGFVGGMDSPLIRKFYNGYKQGVEAVNPHAEVISRFAGDFGDDQLGESIADELIKERVDYIYPSAGFTGVGVIHKAQEEGIYSFGVDSDQYFLGEETVVTSMLKNIDVAMLNVAEELYENGELNGEDLILGLNEDGVGLAPIRVLSLTPEENDEINNLINDITSGVITVKE; translated from the coding sequence ATGAGAAAGTGGTTTGTTTTTCTATTAATTTACGTAGTCGTTGTGCTAACAACGGGGTGCTCGGAAGAGGAGACGACCTCGATTGTGGATGAAAAGATTAAAATCGGCGTGATGTTGTCGGACGTCGGACTTGGTGATCAATCATTTAGTGATTCGGCTTTTTCGGGTTTAGAACAAGCAAGGGATGAATTAGGCATTCTTTTTGATTATCGGGAATTAGACAAAGTAGGTGACTATGAAACTGGTTTGAAACAATTAGTAGAACAAGGGAATGATCTTATCATCGGGCTTGGTTTCATGATGGAAGAAGAGTTGGTAAAAGTCGCTGAAGCATATCCAAATCAACAATTCGTTCTTGTTGATAGTGTGATTGATCTACCGAATGTAACGAATGTAACGTTCAAGGAACATGAAGGCAGCTTTCTGATCGGGGCGATAGCTGGAATGAAAACAGAATCGAATGTTGTTGGATTTGTTGGAGGAATGGACTCTCCGCTTATTAGAAAGTTTTACAATGGATATAAACAAGGGGTAGAGGCGGTGAATCCACATGCAGAAGTTATCTCAAGGTTTGCCGGTGATTTTGGTGACGATCAACTTGGAGAAAGCATTGCAGACGAACTAATAAAAGAAAGAGTAGATTACATATATCCATCAGCAGGTTTTACTGGTGTAGGAGTTATTCATAAAGCACAAGAAGAAGGGATTTACTCGTTTGGGGTTGATTCCGATCAATACTTTTTAGGTGAAGAAACGGTTGTAACATCAATGCTGAAAAATATTGATGTCGCTATGCTAAACGTTGCAGAAGAGCTATATGAAAATGGCGAGCTCAATGGTGAGGATTTAATATTAGGTTTAAATGAAGATGGTGTAGGGCTTGCACCTATTCGTGTCCTTTCTCTCACACCTGAAGAAAATGACGAAATAAACAACTTGATTAATGATATAACGTCAGGGGTCATTACGGTTAAAGAATAA
- the copZ gene encoding copper chaperone CopZ, with protein MNTTLNVKGMTCGHCKKAVEGALHELNGVTSVEIDLSSGKVEVTYDEAKVTVKEMNEAVEDQGYDVVA; from the coding sequence ATGAATACGACATTAAATGTAAAAGGTATGACTTGTGGTCATTGCAAGAAGGCAGTAGAAGGTGCCCTTCATGAATTAAATGGAGTAACAAGTGTTGAAATTGACTTAAGCTCTGGTAAAGTGGAAGTAACTTATGATGAAGCAAAAGTTACCGTAAAAGAGATGAATGAGGCTGTTGAAGATCAAGGCTATGATGTTGTAGCCTAA
- a CDS encoding heavy metal translocating P-type ATPase: MSEERHITVGVAGMTCAACSNRVEKVLNKMDGVDAQVNLTTEKASIDYDPSTTTIEDIAAKIEKIGYGVQTEKVEFDVTGMTCAACSSRIEKVLNKQAGVKLASVNLATESATIEYNSGLIEEQDLIGKIQKLGYDAKQKADEKEKQSHKELQLKNMKWKLVISSILSAPLLITMLDHLFGMNLPHIFMNPWFQLVLATPVQFIIGWQFYVGAYKSLRNSGANMDVLVALGTSAAYFYSLYEGMRTIGNVGYHPHLYFETSAIIITLILFGKYLETSAKSKTTLAISKLLNLQAKQARVLRNGEEVMIPVEDVKVSDRLVVKPGEKIPVDGFVVKGRTSVDESMITGESIPIEKNIESMVIGSTLNKNGTIEMEATKVGKDTALASIIKVVEDAQGSKAPIQRLVDVISGYFVPIVVVISIVTFIVWILFVTPGHMEMALMAAIAVLVIACPCALGLATPTSIMVGTGKAAENGVLFKGGEHLERTHQLNAVIFDKTGTITKGKPEVTNFTGDAEALKLLASAEKGSEHPLAEAIVAYATEHEVELVETDDFSAIPGHGIQASISGEQVLVGTRKLMNDHHIDVSDVENELLEYETEGNTAMLVAINGQYRGIVAVADTIKETAVEAVSQLKELGLDVIMLTGDNERTAQAIAKQVGIDQVIAEVLPEEKANKVKEVQLEGKKVAMVGDGINDAPALATADIGIAIGTGTEVAIEAADVTLLGGELLLIPKAIKLSKATIKNIRQNLFWAFAYNSAGIPIAAIGLLAPWVAGAAMAFSSVSVVSNSLRLKRVKI; this comes from the coding sequence ATGAGTGAGGAGAGACATATAACCGTTGGTGTAGCGGGGATGACTTGTGCCGCCTGTTCAAACCGAGTGGAAAAGGTATTAAATAAAATGGACGGGGTAGACGCACAAGTGAACTTGACAACAGAAAAAGCAAGCATCGATTATGACCCGTCAACAACGACAATAGAAGATATCGCCGCCAAAATTGAAAAAATAGGGTATGGGGTACAAACGGAAAAAGTCGAGTTCGATGTAACCGGAATGACTTGTGCTGCTTGTTCAAGTCGAATTGAGAAGGTGTTAAATAAACAAGCAGGAGTAAAGCTTGCTAGTGTTAATTTAGCTACCGAAAGTGCAACGATAGAATATAATTCTGGATTAATAGAAGAACAAGACCTTATTGGTAAAATTCAGAAGCTAGGTTACGATGCTAAACAAAAAGCTGATGAGAAAGAGAAACAATCACATAAAGAGCTACAGCTAAAAAACATGAAATGGAAGCTTGTGATATCAAGCATTCTTTCAGCCCCTTTACTGATCACGATGCTCGACCATTTGTTTGGGATGAATCTCCCACATATTTTTATGAATCCATGGTTCCAGCTCGTTCTAGCAACTCCAGTTCAATTTATCATCGGCTGGCAGTTCTATGTCGGTGCGTATAAAAGCTTACGTAATAGCGGTGCCAATATGGATGTGCTCGTTGCACTGGGTACAAGTGCAGCGTATTTCTATAGTCTCTACGAAGGGATGCGAACGATTGGTAACGTTGGTTATCACCCACATTTATACTTTGAAACGAGTGCGATTATTATCACGTTGATTTTATTTGGAAAGTACTTAGAGACGAGTGCGAAGAGTAAAACGACATTAGCTATTTCTAAGTTGCTTAATTTGCAGGCAAAGCAAGCACGAGTGCTTAGAAATGGTGAAGAAGTTATGATTCCTGTTGAGGATGTTAAGGTTAGCGATCGCTTGGTCGTTAAACCAGGTGAAAAAATCCCTGTAGATGGATTTGTGGTGAAGGGTAGAACGTCTGTCGATGAATCGATGATCACAGGAGAATCGATCCCGATTGAAAAGAATATCGAATCAATGGTTATCGGTTCCACTTTGAATAAAAATGGAACGATTGAAATGGAGGCCACTAAAGTTGGTAAAGATACAGCTCTTGCATCGATTATTAAAGTCGTCGAGGACGCCCAAGGGTCCAAGGCGCCGATTCAACGCTTAGTCGATGTGATTTCAGGGTATTTCGTACCGATTGTTGTCGTTATTTCGATTGTTACATTTATTGTTTGGATTTTATTTGTGACTCCAGGCCATATGGAAATGGCTTTAATGGCTGCGATTGCTGTTCTTGTGATTGCATGTCCATGTGCGTTAGGTTTAGCAACACCGACCTCAATTATGGTCGGAACCGGAAAAGCAGCCGAAAATGGTGTTTTGTTCAAAGGTGGGGAACACTTAGAGCGTACTCATCAATTAAATGCCGTTATTTTTGATAAAACAGGAACGATTACAAAAGGGAAACCAGAAGTAACTAACTTCACCGGTGATGCCGAGGCATTGAAACTGTTAGCTAGTGCAGAAAAAGGTTCAGAACATCCACTAGCAGAGGCGATTGTCGCTTATGCGACCGAGCACGAAGTGGAGTTGGTTGAAACCGATGATTTTTCCGCCATACCAGGCCATGGTATTCAAGCATCTATTTCTGGTGAACAAGTCCTTGTTGGTACGAGAAAGTTAATGAATGATCATCATATTGATGTAAGTGATGTTGAAAATGAGTTATTGGAGTATGAAACGGAAGGTAATACGGCAATGCTAGTCGCGATCAATGGACAATATCGAGGAATCGTTGCTGTAGCAGATACCATTAAAGAAACGGCTGTTGAAGCGGTTAGCCAGCTAAAAGAATTAGGGTTAGATGTTATTATGCTCACAGGTGATAATGAACGAACTGCTCAAGCGATTGCCAAACAAGTAGGAATTGATCAAGTCATTGCTGAAGTGTTACCAGAGGAAAAAGCAAATAAAGTTAAAGAAGTGCAGTTAGAAGGGAAAAAGGTAGCCATGGTTGGTGATGGGATCAATGATGCCCCAGCGCTTGCGACTGCAGATATTGGGATCGCGATTGGCACAGGTACGGAAGTGGCGATTGAAGCAGCTGATGTGACACTTCTCGGTGGAGAGTTATTACTCATTCCAAAGGCAATCAAGTTAAGTAAAGCTACGATTAAAAATATTCGCCAAAACTTATTCTGGGCTTTCGCCTATAACAGTGCAGGAATTCCAATTGCCGCCATCGGTTTATTAGCCCCATGGGTCGCAGGTGCTGCGATGGCGTTTAGCTCTGTTAGTGTTGTTTCTAACTCCCTTCGCTTGAAGAGGGTTAAAATATAA
- a CDS encoding sensor histidine kinase, whose product MRLTLRSKILFYLLIVSLCGVFLTSFSILWGFENHFDDYLQKNREESSGLIEDVAIQSYKETGELVDDQLVHVMHQQAMTDHLFYRIYNVSGQPVADTTMMLGMHGNRGMQSGDDQAMDYESNSYQLTLDGGNIGTLEVYYPKEMIGEDVAFLDTIKKNIYLAIIVTVILAFLFSMYFSRRLTNGFQKFSKAIQELQGHNWRTRVPVQEVADELKPLGESFNQLAESLAKEESLRKQFTADFAHEIRTPLATLRSQLEAYLDGVFEPTTKRLHQSHNELMRLVRLVNELEALIAAENPQIKLNKTQLNMRKLFLFIEEQFQPAFHEKGVQFTIEMPKDDEWLTADHDRVVQMLTNIINNALQYTPSGNEVLIKAVNADDYLGFSIEDEGSGIAEEDLPYLFERFYRGDKSRDRKTGGIGIGLSIVKALIDAHEGKIQIDSKVDVGTKVTVVFPKDKS is encoded by the coding sequence ATGCGTTTGACACTACGTTCTAAAATACTATTTTACCTGTTAATTGTGTCACTTTGTGGGGTTTTTCTGACAAGCTTTTCGATCTTATGGGGGTTTGAAAATCATTTTGATGACTATTTGCAAAAGAATAGGGAGGAAAGCAGTGGTCTTATCGAAGATGTGGCCATCCAATCCTACAAAGAAACAGGTGAACTTGTTGATGACCAACTAGTACATGTCATGCACCAACAGGCCATGACAGATCATTTATTTTATAGAATTTATAATGTGAGTGGTCAACCCGTAGCTGATACAACGATGATGCTCGGAATGCATGGCAATAGAGGGATGCAGTCAGGTGATGATCAGGCAATGGATTACGAGAGTAATTCTTATCAACTAACACTTGATGGCGGGAACATTGGTACGCTAGAAGTTTATTATCCAAAGGAAATGATAGGCGAGGATGTTGCCTTTTTAGATACGATAAAAAAGAACATTTATCTAGCCATTATCGTGACAGTTATTTTAGCGTTTTTGTTTAGTATGTATTTTTCGAGACGTTTAACAAATGGATTTCAAAAATTTTCAAAAGCGATTCAAGAACTACAAGGTCATAATTGGCGAACACGAGTCCCTGTTCAGGAAGTAGCGGATGAGTTGAAGCCACTTGGTGAATCATTTAATCAACTTGCAGAATCATTAGCGAAAGAAGAATCGCTTCGGAAGCAGTTCACCGCAGATTTTGCTCATGAAATAAGGACGCCGTTAGCGACGTTAAGAAGTCAGCTTGAAGCATACCTAGATGGTGTATTTGAGCCAACGACGAAACGATTACATCAAAGCCATAATGAATTGATGCGGTTGGTTCGCTTGGTGAATGAATTGGAAGCGTTAATTGCGGCTGAAAACCCACAAATAAAGCTAAACAAAACACAATTAAATATGCGCAAGTTATTCCTTTTCATAGAAGAGCAATTTCAACCAGCTTTTCACGAAAAGGGTGTTCAATTCACTATTGAAATGCCCAAAGATGATGAGTGGCTAACTGCGGATCATGATCGCGTCGTACAAATGTTAACGAATATCATAAATAATGCTCTTCAATATACCCCATCAGGGAATGAGGTATTAATTAAAGCCGTGAATGCTGATGATTATCTAGGATTTTCTATTGAAGATGAAGGAAGTGGGATTGCAGAAGAAGATCTGCCTTATCTTTTTGAAAGGTTTTACCGTGGAGATAAATCAAGGGATCGGAAAACAGGTGGAATAGGAATAGGATTATCAATTGTAAAGGCGTTAATAGATGCACACGAAGGGAAGATTCAAATCGACAGTAAGGTGGATGTTGGTACAAAGGTGACGGTTGTTTTCCCTAAGGATAAAAGTTGA
- a CDS encoding response regulator: protein MTKILIVDDEHMILEVLEAYFEKEGWQIFLAKNGVEALKKIKENAPDIVILDLMLPDISGEEVCRLTRKESDVPILMLTAKSAEEDLINGIVIGADDYVTKPFSPREVVIRAKAILRRVKKIGIANKLSFNHGDMNIDLAKKVVDIGGNSVILTPIEYKLLVGMASYPGRVYSRADLLDKVQEGGAYVEGYERSVDTHIKNLRKKVEADSRHPVYVLTVFGMGYKFGGTPDAFDTTF from the coding sequence GTGACGAAAATTCTGATTGTTGATGATGAACATATGATCCTTGAAGTGTTAGAGGCTTACTTTGAAAAAGAAGGATGGCAGATCTTTCTCGCTAAGAATGGTGTAGAAGCGTTAAAGAAAATAAAGGAGAATGCCCCTGATATCGTTATTTTGGATCTCATGCTACCAGACATCTCAGGTGAAGAGGTCTGTAGATTAACGAGAAAAGAAAGTGATGTTCCGATTTTGATGCTTACGGCAAAATCAGCAGAAGAGGATTTAATTAATGGAATTGTCATCGGGGCAGATGACTATGTAACAAAGCCATTTAGTCCACGAGAAGTCGTCATTAGAGCTAAGGCGATTTTAAGAAGAGTAAAGAAAATCGGAATAGCGAATAAATTGTCATTCAATCATGGGGATATGAACATTGATCTAGCTAAAAAAGTGGTAGATATTGGTGGCAATTCCGTCATTTTAACCCCGATTGAATACAAATTATTGGTCGGCATGGCAAGTTATCCAGGTCGTGTGTATAGTCGAGCTGATCTTCTTGATAAAGTCCAAGAGGGTGGGGCTTATGTTGAAGGGTATGAACGGAGTGTTGATACACATATAAAAAACCTACGGAAAAAGGTTGAGGCAGATTCTCGTCATCCCGTATACGTTTTGACTGTATTTGGTATGGGGTATAAGTTCGGAGGGACACCAGATGCGTTTGACACTACGTTCTAA
- a CDS encoding globin, translating to MGDKLKTLYDEIGGQEMIDKLVDAFYPRVYADQELEPLFQGDIEEIKRKQRMFLSQFLGGPALYSQEFGPPAMKERHLAFEITPKRAQCWLDCMKEAFQEVGLDGTPAGKAFYDRLVQVAAIMVNSQDKENHGR from the coding sequence ATGGGTGACAAGTTAAAGACTCTGTATGATGAAATTGGTGGGCAAGAAATGATCGATAAGCTTGTAGATGCCTTTTATCCACGTGTTTATGCGGATCAAGAGCTCGAACCGCTATTTCAGGGAGATATAGAAGAGATCAAAAGGAAGCAGCGTATGTTTCTGTCACAATTTTTAGGTGGTCCAGCGCTTTACAGTCAAGAATTTGGACCGCCTGCAATGAAGGAGCGACACCTCGCCTTTGAAATTACACCGAAAAGAGCACAGTGCTGGTTAGATTGTATGAAAGAAGCGTTTCAGGAAGTAGGATTAGACGGTACACCAGCCGGAAAGGCCTTTTATGATCGTTTAGTTCAGGTAGCGGCAATCATGGTTAATAGTCAGGATAAAGAAAACCACGGAAGGTAA
- a CDS encoding SDR family NAD(P)-dependent oxidoreductase, which produces MLFEDKVVLITGAAGGIGIAAAKAFAKEGAKLALVDLKREPLEKAAETVDAKEKLLLTANVANEDEVKAYVQETKNHYGQIDVFINNAGINGEFKNITEQTEENFQNVFGVNVMGVFFGMKYVLDVMKEQKSGAVVNTASNGGLLGAPGMSAYVASKHAVIGLNKSAALEVAEYGVRVNAVAPSGVNTEMMRRIETNAMGDKSEEARKAFEASVPMNRYATAEEIADLMVFLSSDKASFLNGSYYRIDGGQGATSV; this is translated from the coding sequence ATGTTATTCGAAGATAAAGTCGTACTTATTACAGGTGCAGCGGGTGGAATTGGGATTGCTGCTGCAAAAGCATTCGCAAAAGAAGGTGCGAAATTAGCATTAGTAGATTTGAAAAGAGAACCATTAGAAAAAGCGGCAGAAACGGTTGATGCAAAAGAAAAATTACTATTAACAGCTAACGTGGCGAATGAAGATGAAGTGAAAGCATATGTTCAAGAAACAAAAAATCATTATGGCCAGATTGATGTCTTCATTAACAATGCAGGAATCAATGGTGAATTCAAAAACATTACCGAGCAAACAGAGGAAAACTTCCAAAATGTATTCGGTGTTAACGTGATGGGGGTATTCTTTGGGATGAAGTATGTTCTTGACGTGATGAAAGAACAAAAGAGTGGTGCTGTAGTCAATACGGCTTCTAACGGTGGCCTTTTAGGAGCGCCTGGAATGAGTGCATATGTTGCATCAAAACACGCAGTCATCGGCTTAAACAAATCAGCAGCTCTTGAAGTGGCAGAATACGGTGTTCGTGTCAATGCGGTAGCTCCATCTGGTGTAAACACAGAAATGATGCGACGAATTGAAACAAATGCTATGGGTGACAAATCAGAAGAAGCTAGAAAAGCTTTTGAAGCTTCTGTTCCAATGAACCGTTATGCGACGGCAGAAGAAATTGCAGACTTAATGGTATTCTTATCATCTGATAAGGCGTCCTTCCTTAATGGCTCATACTACAGAATTGATGGTGGACAAGGGGCTACATCGGTTTAA
- a CDS encoding SDR family NAD(P)-dependent oxidoreductase translates to MGKLQDKVAVITGGASGIGAATARLFVAEGAKVVLVDLNEEKGKAMEEELKGLQAEALFVKADITSEEEVTNIYKQTIDTFGKVDIVFNNAGIGRTLPTHELEYSEWRKTVNVDLDGVFLVARGAIREMLKAGGGTIVNTASMYGWVGAPGNAAYNAAKAGVVNLTRSLALEYAENNIRVNALCPGYIDTPIIPEEVKNQLSAATPMKRLGTSEEMAKAVLFMASDDSTFMTGNSLVVDGGFTAQ, encoded by the coding sequence GTGGGTAAATTACAAGATAAAGTAGCAGTCATCACTGGAGGTGCATCCGGTATTGGTGCAGCAACTGCACGCTTATTTGTTGCTGAAGGAGCGAAAGTAGTACTCGTTGACTTAAACGAGGAAAAAGGAAAAGCGATGGAGGAAGAGTTAAAAGGTCTCCAAGCTGAAGCGTTATTTGTAAAAGCAGATATTACGAGCGAAGAAGAAGTAACAAATATTTATAAACAAACAATCGATACATTCGGTAAAGTTGATATTGTATTTAACAATGCAGGAATTGGTCGTACGCTTCCGACGCATGAACTAGAGTACTCTGAATGGAGAAAGACAGTCAATGTTGACTTGGATGGTGTCTTCCTAGTAGCCCGGGGAGCGATCCGTGAAATGTTAAAAGCTGGTGGCGGTACAATCGTAAATACGGCTTCGATGTACGGATGGGTTGGTGCACCTGGAAACGCAGCATACAACGCGGCAAAAGCTGGTGTGGTCAACTTAACACGTTCTCTCGCACTTGAATATGCAGAGAACAATATCCGCGTTAATGCCCTATGCCCAGGATATATTGATACACCGATCATTCCAGAAGAAGTAAAAAATCAGTTGTCAGCGGCGACGCCAATGAAACGTCTTGGAACCTCAGAAGAAATGGCAAAAGCAGTACTCTTCATGGCTAGTGATGACTCGACATTTATGACAGGAAACAGCCTAGTTGTTGACGGTGGATTTACAGCACAATAA
- a CDS encoding TetR/AcrR family transcriptional regulator, which produces MSNQEITTKRKNRTKTHLKSALIAMIKEKGFHAVTVKDIVDKADYNRSTFYIHYQDKFELAEDLMESMFTGVEESVGKPYVPDRTISTSKLDANSFYFVSFICENRDFFELIKYEDTIPGLQKKFQQTILTIYQEKFIFETIHNIPVNMDYFTRYTAFGFYGLISNWITTGFHESLEEFIKEVIVLSKTHIQSLKYVGEK; this is translated from the coding sequence ATGAGCAATCAGGAAATAACAACAAAGAGGAAAAATCGAACAAAAACACACTTAAAGTCTGCACTGATCGCAATGATTAAGGAGAAGGGCTTCCACGCCGTAACCGTAAAGGACATTGTAGACAAAGCTGATTATAACCGTAGTACTTTTTATATTCATTATCAGGATAAATTCGAGTTAGCAGAGGACTTAATGGAATCGATGTTTACCGGGGTTGAGGAATCGGTAGGGAAACCGTATGTCCCTGATCGAACCATATCGACATCTAAGCTCGACGCCAATTCCTTCTACTTTGTTTCCTTTATCTGTGAAAACCGGGATTTTTTTGAGCTGATCAAATACGAGGACACCATACCGGGCTTACAAAAAAAATTCCAACAAACGATTTTAACCATCTATCAGGAGAAATTCATATTTGAAACGATCCACAACATCCCGGTTAATATGGATTATTTCACCCGCTATACTGCATTCGGATTTTACGGGCTGATTTCAAATTGGATTACAACAGGGTTCCATGAGTCTCTAGAAGAGTTTATTAAAGAGGTTATTGTTTTGTCGAAAACGCATATACAGTCGCTGAAGTATGTCGGGGAGAAATGA
- a CDS encoding DnaA N-terminal domain-containing protein yields MSDRKIDLADVIVELKEMQKDLREKESRITEILEQLEETSDQPVVVESKSDHSQLFYDVLNRVEAQISGPSFATWFSNLEGSFENDTLTITCNNLFQRDWVENRYRPMIEDSIKEITGGNDITVEIASLDDQGKFLASDHTLPSKKVDVEAKFDSLESKLDEVLSYLEETRGNK; encoded by the coding sequence ATGAGCGATCGTAAAATTGATCTAGCTGATGTAATAGTAGAACTCAAAGAAATGCAGAAGGATTTAAGGGAAAAAGAGAGTCGAATAACCGAAATATTAGAACAGCTAGAAGAGACGAGTGATCAACCGGTAGTAGTTGAAAGCAAGTCGGACCACTCTCAGCTTTTTTATGATGTATTGAATCGTGTAGAAGCGCAAATTTCAGGGCCATCGTTTGCGACGTGGTTTAGCAATTTGGAAGGGTCTTTTGAAAATGATACTCTAACCATTACTTGCAATAACTTATTTCAGCGTGATTGGGTGGAGAACAGGTATAGACCAATGATTGAAGATTCGATTAAGGAAATAACTGGCGGGAACGATATAACTGTAGAGATAGCTTCACTAGATGATCAAGGTAAATTCTTAGCATCAGATCATACGTTACCTAGTAAAAAGGTTGACGTTGAGGCGAAGTTCGATAGTTTAGAATCAAAGCTAGATGAGGTTTTAAGTTATCTTGAAGAAACAAGGGGTAATAAGTAA